In the genome of Hippoglossus hippoglossus isolate fHipHip1 chromosome 4, fHipHip1.pri, whole genome shotgun sequence, one region contains:
- the uts2d gene encoding urotensin 2 domain containing codes for MDRTSVVNYCLGLLSLLILQGALSVDGRSTFNPGNRVFNPKEDTEAQSKILALLLHKSLVSVEKDDPLGLELANKLAELEELRALREDLELERQITANLAEGKALTQKRGEPCFWKYCV; via the exons ATGGACAGAACATCCGTTGTGAACTACTGCTTAGGACTCCTGAGTTTGTTAATACTGCAGGGAGCGCTGAGTGTGGATGGAAGGAGCACGTTCAACCCTG GAAACCGTGTTTTCAATCCCAAAGAGGATACAGAGGCCCAGAGCAAGATTCTTGCACTCTTACTGCACAAGAGCCTAGTTTCAGTTGAAAAGGACGATCCTCTAG gtCTTGAACTGGCCAACAAATTAGCTGAATTAGAGGAG CTCCGGGCGCTGAGGGAGGACCTGGAGCTGGAGAGGCAGATCACAGCCAATTTGGCTGAGGGCAAAGCTCTAACTCAGAAGAGGGGCGAAC CTTGCTTCTGGAAATACTGTGTGTGA